CCTGTCGCTGCTCGTGCTGACGCTGATCCTGCTGATCAACAAGTTCGGCCGCGGCTTCATCGCGAACATCTCGGTGCTGCTCGGCATCGTCGCCGGCTTCGCGATCGCGTTTGCGATCGGCCGCGTGAATACCGACGGCGTCGCGCACGCACCGTGGGTCGGCATCGTGATGCCGTTCCACTTCGGCCTGCCGCACTTCGACCCGCTGTCGATCGTGACGATGGTCACGGTGATGTTCGTCACGTTCATCGAATCGACCGGCATGTTTCTCGCGGTCGGCGACATGGTCGATCGTCCGGTCAACCAGGAGCGCCTGGTGCGCGGCCTGCGCGTCGACGGCCTCGGCACGCTGATCGGCGGCATCTTCAACTCGTTCCCGCATACGTCGTTCTCGCAGAACGTCGGCCTGATCGGCGTGACGGGCGTGAAGAGCCGGTTCGTGTGTGCGACGGGCGGCGTGATCCTCGTGCTGCTCGGCCTGTTCCCGAAGATGGCGCAGGTGGTCGCATCGGTGCCGCCGTTCGTGCTCGGCGGTGCAGGCATCGTGATGTTCGGGATGGTGGCCGCGAACGGCATCAAGGTGCTGTCGAAGGTCGACTTCGTGAACAACTCGCACAACCTGTTCATCGTCGCCGTGAGCGTCGGCATGGGCCTCGTGCCGGTCGTGTCGCCGCACTTCTTCTCGAAGCTGCCGCCCGCGCTCGCCCCGATCCTGCACAGCGGCATCCTGCTGGCATCGGCCACGGCCGTGATCCTGAACATCGTGTTCAACGGCGTGAAAGGCGAAAAGGATGCGCGCTGCGACATCCGCCGCGCCGGACACGACTTCGACGGGCGTCCCGCCGACGTGCACCACTGATCGCCCCGCGCCGGACGACGGCGCGCAGCGGTAAAGCAAAACGCCACGGCATGCCGTGGCGTTTTGCGTTGGGGGTGCCGGAGCAGATCGAGCGTTCAGGGCGAACACGCGTCGCGCCTCGAGGCGGGCCGGCGCAGGCGCTGCGCGGCGCGGCACGGGCGACCCAGGGTGGCAACACGGCCCGCGTGATCGACGTCACCTGAGCCCGATGCAGCCGTCGTCACGCCAACCGTCTTCGCACCACGCGATTCGACTGCGCAAAAGAAAACGCCACGGACTTTCGTCCGTGGCGTTTCCGTTTCCGCGACCAGCCGGTTGGAAGGACAAGCGCGCTAAACCGCCCCCGCCCTTCGTTGCGCTTACCCGTTCGTCGCAGCCGCCGACGCAGCCGCCGGAGCGGCCGCCTTGTCGTAGTCGGCCGGCGCATCCGGCGCGCGCGGCGTTTCGCCTGCGCGCTGGATCCAGCCGCCACCCAAGGCGCGGTACAGCGTGACGAGGTTCGTCCAGCGCGCCAGACGCGCGTTGATCAGCGTCTGCTGTGCGGAGTACAGGTCCGTCTGCGCGGTCAGCACCGACAGGTAGCTGTCCACACCGTTCTTGTAGCGCAGGTCCGACAGGTCGAAACGTCGCTGCTGCGCGTGCTCGTTGCGCTCCAGCGCCGCGATCTGCTGGTCGTACGTGCCGCGTGCGGCCAGGCCGTCCGACACTTCGCGGAATGCCGACTGGATCGCCTTCTCGTAGTTGGCGATCTCGATGCGCTTCTGCACGTTCGCGAGGTTCAGGTTCGCGATGTTCTGGCCGCCTTCGAAGATCGGCATCGTGATCTGCGGCGCGAACGACCACGCCGCCGTGCCGGCCTTGAACAGCCCGCCGAGCGTCGGGCTGCCGGTGCCGAACGCACCCGTCAGCGAGATGCGCGGGAAGAACGCGGCGCGCGCCGCGCCGATGTTCGCGTTCGCGGCCAGCAGCGTCTGCTCGGCCTGCATCACGTCGGGGCGACGCGTCAGCAGATCCGACGGCAACCCGGCCGGCACGTCCGTCAGCAGGTTTTGCGAGTCGAGCGGCATGCCCGCCGGCAGATCGTCCGGCAGCGGTTCGCCGATCAGCAGCACCAGATAGTTCAGCGCCTGCGCACGCGCCCGCGCCTGTTGCTGCTGATTCGCGAGCGCCGTCTCGACCACCGTCTGCGCCTGGCGCAGCTCGAGCTCGGAGCCCGTGCCGTTGTCGAACTGCAGCTTCGTCAGGTCGTACTGCGCCTGGGCGGACTTCAGCGTGTTCTCCGTGACCTGCAACAGGTCATCGGTCGACAACAGCGTCAGGTACTGGTCAGCCACCTGCGACACCAGCGAGATTTCCGACGCCTGCCGTGCGTACGACGTCGACAGGTACTGCGCGAGCGCCTGATCCTTCAGGCTCTGCACGCGGCCGAACAGGTCGAGCTCCCACGACGCCGACAGCCCGACGTTGTAGCTGCGCGAGATGTACGGCGCACCGGTCGTCGACAGGCCCTGCGGCACGCGCTGGATGTTGCCCGAGCCCGTGCCGTCGAGCGTCGGGAACAGGCCCGCGCGCGTGATCTGGTACTGCGCGCGCGCCGCCTCGATGTTCAGCACCGACACGCGCAGGTCGCGGTTGTTCTTCAGCGCGATCTCGATGAGCCGCTGCAGGCGCGGATCGACGAAGAATTCGCGCCAGCCGATGGCGGTCGCCGCCTGGCCGTTCGCGCTGCGCGCGCCGGCAGCACCCGGCTGCGTCGCGTAGACGCCGCCGGCCGGGTACGCCTGCGCGACGGGTGCGTCGGGCCGCTTGTAATGCGGCGCCATCGTGCAGCCCGTGGCAAAGAGCGCGACCGCGATTGCAGTCAAAGCGTGTTTTTGCATCATCACTGTCCCTTGTTGCCTTCGTCGCCGTTGCCCGGCTTCTCTTCGTGGTGCGAGTGCTCCTGAGCCAGGCGCAGCGCCTCGTCGACGTCTTCCTTCTCGCCGCTGAAGATCGCACGGATCTTCACGAAGAACATCGGGATCATGAAGATCGCGAGGAACGTCGCCGTGATCATCCCGCCGATCACGCCCGTACCGATCGCGTGCTGGCTGGCCGAACCCGCGCCGTTGCTGATCGCGAGCGGCATCACGCCGAGAATGAACGCGAGCGACGTCATCAGAATAGGACGCAGCCGCAGGCGCGCCGCTTCCAGCGCGGCCTCGATCGGCCCCATCTTCTCCGTCACCTGCAGTTCGCGCGCGAACTCGACGATCAGAATCGCGTTCTTCGCGGACAAGCCC
The DNA window shown above is from Burkholderia cepacia and carries:
- a CDS encoding nucleobase:cation symporter-2 family protein — translated: MQPNTVHPCDEVLPTGKLVTLGLQHVLVMYAGAVAVPLIVGAALKLPKDQIAFLISADLFSCGIATLIQTLGLWIFGIRLPVIMGCTFAAVGPMIAIGTNPGLGILDIFGSTIAAGIIGIVLAPMIGKLLRFFPPVVVGTVIAVIGLSLMEVGINWAAGGVGNPEYGSPVYLGLSLLVLTLILLINKFGRGFIANISVLLGIVAGFAIAFAIGRVNTDGVAHAPWVGIVMPFHFGLPHFDPLSIVTMVTVMFVTFIESTGMFLAVGDMVDRPVNQERLVRGLRVDGLGTLIGGIFNSFPHTSFSQNVGLIGVTGVKSRFVCATGGVILVLLGLFPKMAQVVASVPPFVLGGAGIVMFGMVAANGIKVLSKVDFVNNSHNLFIVAVSVGMGLVPVVSPHFFSKLPPALAPILHSGILLASATAVILNIVFNGVKGEKDARCDIRRAGHDFDGRPADVHH
- a CDS encoding efflux transporter outer membrane subunit; its protein translation is MMQKHALTAIAVALFATGCTMAPHYKRPDAPVAQAYPAGGVYATQPGAAGARSANGQAATAIGWREFFVDPRLQRLIEIALKNNRDLRVSVLNIEAARAQYQITRAGLFPTLDGTGSGNIQRVPQGLSTTGAPYISRSYNVGLSASWELDLFGRVQSLKDQALAQYLSTSYARQASEISLVSQVADQYLTLLSTDDLLQVTENTLKSAQAQYDLTKLQFDNGTGSELELRQAQTVVETALANQQQQARARAQALNYLVLLIGEPLPDDLPAGMPLDSQNLLTDVPAGLPSDLLTRRPDVMQAEQTLLAANANIGAARAAFFPRISLTGAFGTGSPTLGGLFKAGTAAWSFAPQITMPIFEGGQNIANLNLANVQKRIEIANYEKAIQSAFREVSDGLAARGTYDQQIAALERNEHAQQRRFDLSDLRYKNGVDSYLSVLTAQTDLYSAQQTLINARLARWTNLVTLYRALGGGWIQRAGETPRAPDAPADYDKAAAPAAASAAATNG